From one Doryrhamphus excisus isolate RoL2022-K1 chromosome 9, RoL_Dexc_1.0, whole genome shotgun sequence genomic stretch:
- the calcrla gene encoding calcitonin gene-related peptide type 1 receptor: MAKMKMEGVWKSGVVVVMLLCSLLDCQICVWASLDVNETQQHHPANVYHDMGLTRNKIVTAQFECYQKIMKDNPSNRQEPMCNRTWDGWLCWDDTKAGVSSEQHCPDYFQDFDPSEMVTKICTDSGQWFLHPESNRTWTNYTRCNEHTSEGRVTAMNLFYLALIGHGLSLTSLFVSLGIFFHFKSLSCQRITLHKNLFFSFVLNSVITIIWLTAVANNQELVQRNPTSCKVSQFIHLYLFGCNYFWMLCEGIYLHTLIVVAVFAEKQHLMWYYLLGWGFPLIPASIHAIARSYYYNDNCWISSKTSLLYIIHGPICAALLVNLFFLLNIVRVLITKLKVTHQAESSLYMKAVRATLILVPLLGIQYVLLPYKPEGRVSSEIYDYIMHILMHYQGLLVATIFCFFNGEVQAVLRRHWNQYNLQFGSSVGNHSDALRSASYTASSITEVQGCYSIDGHSEHMNGKGCHDTDASIFKSENPFD; encoded by the exons ATGGCGAAAATGAAGATGGAGGGTGTCTGGAAGAGTGGAGTAGTAGTAGTTATGCTGCTGTGCTCTCTGTTGGACTGCCAA ATATGCGTGTGGGCAAGTCTTGATGTCAATGAAACTCAGCAGCACCATCCCGCTAATGTGTACCATGACATGGGACTCACCAGGAACAAGATAGTCACAGCACAGTTTGAGTGCTACCAAAAGATAATGAAGGACAACCCTTCCAACAGACAAG AGCCCATGTGTAATCGCACTTGGGATGGGTGGTTGTGTTGGGATGACACCAAGGCAGGCGTCAGCTCAGAGCAGCACTGTCCAGACTACTTCCAGGATTTTGATCCTTCAG AGATGGTTACAAAGATTTGTACAGACAGCGGCCAATGGTTCTTGCATCCCGAGAGCAACCGTACATGGACCAACTACACTCGCTGCAATGAACACACCAGCGAAGGCAGAGTG ACTGCAATGAATCTTTTCTACCTAGCTCTCATAGGACATGGACTGTCCTTGACCTCGCTATTTGTCTCTCTCGGAATATTCTTCCACTTCAA gAGTTTAAGTTGTCAAAGGATCACACTTCACAAAAACCTGTTCTTTTCCTTTGTGCTCAACTCTGTGATTACCATTATTTGGTTAACCGCAGTTGCAAACAATCAAGAACTTGTGCAGAGGAATCCA acAAGCTGCAAAGTGTCACAATTCATTCATCTTTACCTATTTGGTTGCAATTACTTCTGGATGTTGTGTGAGGGAATATATCTACACACACTTATTGTGGTGGCTGTGTTTGCTGAGAAGCAGCACCTGATGTGGTACTATCTTCTTGGCTGGG gcttcCCTCTCATTCCCGCTTCCATTCACGCAATTGCAAGAAGTTACTACTACAATGACAA CTGTTGGATTAGCTCCAAAACATCACTCCTCTACATCATCCATGGCCCCATCTGTGCTGCTCTCCTG GTTAATCTGTTCTTCCTGCTTAACATTGTGAGAGTGCTCATCACTAAGTTAAAGGTGACCCATCAAGCAGAGTCAAGCCTCTACATGAAAGCAGTGAGAGCCACCCTCATCCTGGTGCCGCTTTTGGGAATCCAGTATGTCCTGCTTCCCTACAAGCCAGAGGGACGAGTGTCCTCAGAAATATACGACTACATTATGCACATACTAATGCATTACCAG GGTCTACTTGTGGCCACCATCTTCTGCTTTTTCAACGGCGAG GTGCAAGCAGTCTTACGGAGGCACTGGAACCAGTACAACCTCCAGTTTGGCAGCAGCGTAGGAAATCACTCGGATGCTTTGCGCTCAGCCTCCTACACAGCTTCCTCCATCACGGAGGTCCAAGGCTGCTACAGCATCGACGGCCACTCAGAACACATGAATGGCAAAGGCTGCCATGACACAGATGCATCCATCTTCAAATCGGAAAACCCCTTCGACTGA